The Setaria italica strain Yugu1 chromosome IX, Setaria_italica_v2.0, whole genome shotgun sequence genome has a window encoding:
- the LOC101758500 gene encoding uncharacterized protein LOC101758500: MASSLTVSTTTATGAAAGTAAANKQREGAEVITGAEACFAHSKEMLKALGFPGGVMPLRGLEECGWVKETGFVWMRQKAPYEHYFRGTGTRVRYDAEVTAYVEEGRMKRMTGVRSKQVLLWVPIVEMSLDGEKRDKIYFKSNVGIGRSFPASAFADEEEKEEKKEEGGDKPAGADEEKKGEVGGDKPADADAATK, translated from the coding sequence ATGGCTTCGTCCCTGACCgtgtcgacgacgacggcgaccggggcggcggccggcaccgCCGCGGCCAACAAGCAGCGCGAGGGCGCGGAGGTCATCACAGGCGCGGAGGCGTGCTTCGCGCACTCCAAGGAGATGCTCAAGGCGCTGGGGTTCCCGGGCGGGGTGATGCCGCTGCGGGGGCTGGAGGAGTGCGGGTGGGTGAAGGAGACCGGGTTCGTGTGGATGCGGCAGAAGGCGCCCTACGAGCACTACTTCCGGGGCACGGGCACCCGGGTGCGCTACGACGCCGAGGTCACCGCGTACGTGGAGGAGGGCCGGATGAAGCGCATGACGGGGGTGCGCAGCAAGCAGGTCCTGCTCTGGGTGCCCATCGTCGAGATGAGCCTCGACGGCGAGAAGCGCGACAAGATCTACTTCAAGTCCAACGTCGGGATCGGCCGATCGTTCCCCGCCTCCGCGttcgccgacgaggaggagaaggaagagaagaaggaggagggcggcgacaAGCCCGCCGGTgccgacgaggagaagaagggggaGGTGGGCGGCGACAAGCCCGCTGATGCCGACGCCGCCACCAAGTGA